One Bemisia tabaci chromosome 7, PGI_BMITA_v3 DNA window includes the following coding sequences:
- the Mis12 gene encoding uncharacterized protein Mis12, translated as MEETNELPRMSYEYKHFEMPVESVLQGVKELVLDSLYVCISAWQGSISKRSSNKLEEIREVLSKLLDDYVLESKKPLELAEPKIRSCFAIPDHVLLPKDEYQRHQYTEDEEAALDRKLKNLKLRYKQAIYMETLLKEEKKVWEEVDIVEFQASKLKKLQTGNPDSFQIIDSLAREVQSLNNSSCNQNTTSSNQIVDSQVLKELSSHELSASAS; from the exons ATGGAAGAAACGAATGAGCTGCCCCGAATGAGCTATGAATATAAGCATTTTGAAATGCCGGTTGAGTCTGTTTTGCAAGGAG tgaaaGAGTTGGTGCTTGATTCGCTGTATGTCTGTATATCTGCGTGGCAAGGATCAATTTCAAAGAGGAGCAGCAATAAATTGGAAGAAATCAGAGAAGTTCTCTCAAAATTGTTAGATGATTACGTCCTGGAGTCCAAGAAACCTTTGGAACTGGCTGAG CCTAAAATAAGAAGTTGCTTCGCAATTCCTGATCATGTTTTATTGCCAAAAGATGAATATCAAAGGCACCAATATACTGAGGATGAAGAGGCAGCCTTAGATAGAAAACTGAAGAATTTGAAATTACGTTACAAACAA GCTATCTACATGGAAACACTAttgaaagaagagaagaaagtgTGGGAGGAAGTAGATATTGTGGAGTTTCAAgcttcaaaactaaaaaaattacaaacgggTAACCCAGATTCTTTTCAAATTATCGATAGTCTGGCTCGTGAAGTACAGAGTTTGAATAATTCATCATGCAACCAGAATACGACTTCCAGTAATCAAATCGTCGACAGTCAGGTGCTGAAAGAACTCAGTTCACATGAGTTATCAGCATCTGCTAGTTAG